One stretch of Haloterrigena salifodinae DNA includes these proteins:
- a CDS encoding DNA-directed RNA polymerase subunit L, giving the protein MELRVTESTDTELSIEIAGEDHTFMNVLKGALLEHENVSAATYDVNPEQSGGQTEPILTIKTEGGVDPLEALEDAAVNVREKAISFREAFEAAA; this is encoded by the coding sequence ATGGAACTGCGGGTCACCGAGAGCACCGACACCGAACTTTCGATCGAGATCGCTGGCGAGGATCACACCTTCATGAACGTCCTCAAGGGCGCACTGCTCGAGCACGAGAACGTCAGCGCGGCCACCTACGACGTCAACCCCGAACAGTCGGGTGGCCAGACCGAACCCATCCTCACGATCAAGACCGAGGGCGGCGTCGATCCGCTCGAGGCCCTCGAGGATGCGGCAGTCAACGTCCGCGAGAAGGCCATCTCCTTCCGCGAGGCGTTCGAAGCGGCCGCCTGA
- the hisF gene encoding imidazole glycerol phosphate synthase subunit HisF has protein sequence MLTKRIIPCIDVDLDEDGNPAVYTGVNFEDLKYTGDPVEMAKAYNESGADEFVFLDITASAEGRETMLDVVERVADEVFIPLTVGGGIRTTDDIKETLRAGADKVSITTGALERPELINEGAKAFGNQCIVISVDARRRFDEGGEHYVEIDGESCWFECTKKGGREGTGVDVLEWAQEAESRGAGELFVNSIDKDGTKDGYDLPLTEAVCDAVDTPVIASSGCGGPEDMYDVFTEAGADAGLAASIFHFDEYSIEETKEYLDERGVPVRL, from the coding sequence ATGCTGACAAAGCGAATCATCCCGTGTATCGACGTGGACTTGGACGAGGACGGGAACCCGGCGGTCTACACCGGCGTCAACTTCGAGGACCTGAAGTACACCGGCGATCCGGTGGAGATGGCCAAGGCGTACAACGAGTCTGGCGCCGACGAGTTCGTCTTCCTTGACATCACCGCCTCCGCGGAGGGTCGCGAGACGATGCTCGACGTCGTCGAGCGCGTCGCCGACGAGGTCTTTATCCCCCTCACGGTCGGCGGCGGCATCCGCACCACCGACGACATCAAGGAGACGCTGCGGGCCGGCGCCGACAAGGTCTCGATCACCACCGGCGCGCTCGAGCGCCCCGAACTGATCAACGAGGGCGCCAAGGCCTTCGGCAACCAGTGTATCGTCATCAGCGTCGACGCCAGACGGCGGTTCGACGAAGGGGGCGAACACTACGTCGAGATCGACGGCGAGTCCTGCTGGTTCGAGTGCACCAAGAAGGGCGGCCGAGAGGGAACCGGCGTCGACGTCCTCGAGTGGGCACAGGAGGCCGAGTCCCGCGGCGCGGGCGAACTGTTCGTCAACTCGATCGACAAGGACGGCACCAAGGACGGCTACGACCTGCCGCTGACGGAGGCGGTCTGCGACGCCGTCGACACGCCCGTCATCGCCTCCTCTGGCTGTGGCGGCCCCGAGGACATGTACGACGTGTTCACGGAAGCCGGCGCCGACGCCGGCCTCGCGGCCTCGATCTTCCACTTCGACGAGTACTCGATCGAGGAGACCAAGGAGTATCTGGACGAGCGGGGCGTCCCGGTTCGACTCTGA